tgTAAGTTTCTGTGTGTGCACACTTCATCCATAACAAGCCATGTCTTTTCATTATGAAATATTGACTacattctttatttttctctcaGTAGGTGGCCATGTGGATTTTGAAGATTTTGTAGGATTGATGGGACCTAAACTGCTTGCTGAGACAGCAGACATGATTGGCATAAAAGAGCTCAGAAATGCCTTTAAAGAGGTAATTGGAGAGGGAGAAAGAATACAATTATTCATACACAAGCAAATAAATGGggaccaaaagtctgagaccacactgaaaatctggaattgaaaatctcatttaaacttggaaatcaaagaaacattaaaattgaaaataaataagaaatgtttTTAGATATTTATGATTCTGCACTTTTCTATATAATCtattaatcaaataagcaaatttgtgacactgaccgtGTTAACTACTTTGTACAAAGCTCACATTTccatgcttccattgaagcacacaagatgctcttttaaacattctcagatcatgctgggAACGCATGGATTATCAGCTCTGGCACAAACTTGATTTTGGAATAAACTTCTGAGTTTGTGCAACTGAGTGCATTTTGTCATTAGCAAAAGTTGTCCTTTGAAATACTAGGAAATTctgaaattaatttacatttttcaataattcaacttttctaaaaaattacatattatattatatcctatactatattatacattatgttaattaataataatgataataataataattaatactaattgtattattttataaacaaaaatatgatcatataagtattatatttttaatatattaacaatatattaaTTAGTTCGTAAtcatgtatattattattattattaaaaattaattagaaaAACAAATTTTCTAGTGGTTTCAGACTTGTCGACCCCAAGGTATACAGATATAAACATATCTGTTTTCTTTGTCTCGCTGTCAGTTTGATACAAATGGAGATGGGGAAATAAGCACCGGAGAGCTGAGAGAAGCTATGAGGAAGCTCCTgggacagcaggtaagtgatttTGGTGCATCTGTGTGGATGTGCTTAAATCACCTGattttaacatattattttatcTGTTAGGTTGGTCATCGAGACCTAGAGGACATACTGAGAGACATTGACCTAAATGGAGATGGCCGAGTAGACTTTGAAGGTAAGAATCCCAATaacaccaatatatatatatatatacagtatatctatatatataaacaatggaTGTATAGCAACCATTTATgtgatattatgttatatgatGTTATATGATATATTATGTGATATCAAGTTtgtgttttttctctctgtcCTTTTTAGAGTTTGTGCGTATGGTTTCCCGTTGAAAGGATGGTTTTCATATGGTGTCTCCATAAAGTGAGATGCTGTACTGCTTCCTGCTGGTCAAAGCTGACAGAATATTAGACTACTGCAAGAAAAGCCTTGCTGAGCCAGTGTTTTAGAGTTTAAAAATTTACAACTGgactttttggggggggggggggtactgatGACCACTCATGCACGTACAAATAAGTATACATATAGACTGTAGCCTAGTGTCTCTGCAATTTCAACCATGCGAGACCaaacaatatgtttttttacatgcacatttgaATGAGGGTACCAATGTTTAATGATGGCAATATTACATTATGTGTTGTccctgtgtgtctctgtgtgataAACTAGGTGAAGAAAATTATGTTGAGTGTTTTTAAAGCCACACtctatgttt
This sequence is a window from Myxocyprinus asiaticus isolate MX2 ecotype Aquarium Trade chromosome 33, UBuf_Myxa_2, whole genome shotgun sequence. Protein-coding genes within it:
- the cabp1a gene encoding calcium-binding protein 1a isoform X2, which gives rise to MGMLINQGFLVMEPSSEELDYLDDRFINRELRPEEIDELREAFKEFDKDKDGYIGCKDLGNCMRTMGYMPTEMELIELSQQINMNLGGHVDFEDFVGLMGPKLLAETADMIGIKELRNAFKEFDTNGDGEISTGELREAMRKLLGQQVGHRDLEDILRDIDLNGDGRVDFEEFVRMVSR